A portion of the Geoalkalibacter ferrihydriticus DSM 17813 genome contains these proteins:
- the gloA gene encoding lactoylglutathione lyase, with amino-acid sequence MSKKGEFRVLHTMLRVFDLERSLDFYTRILGMKLLRKDDYPGGEFTLAFVGYGDEASQSVIELTYNWDRKEPYVIGDGFGHIAIGARDIYTLCDELKAAGGKVVREPGPMKHGSTHIAFIEDPDGYKIELIQVD; translated from the coding sequence ATGTCTAAAAAAGGTGAGTTCCGCGTTCTGCACACAATGCTGAGGGTCTTCGACCTTGAGCGCAGCCTTGATTTTTACACTCGGATTCTGGGGATGAAGCTGTTGCGAAAAGACGATTATCCCGGTGGTGAATTTACTCTGGCCTTTGTCGGTTACGGCGATGAGGCGTCTCAGTCGGTGATCGAATTAACCTATAACTGGGACCGGAAGGAGCCTTATGTGATCGGCGACGGCTTTGGCCATATCGCCATCGGCGCCAGGGATATTTATACGTTGTGTGATGAGCTGAAGGCGGCCGGAGGAAAGGTGGTTCGCGAGCCTGGGCCGATGAAGCACGGCTCCACCCATATCGCATTTATTGAAGACCCGGACGGTTATAAGATCGAGCTGATCCAGGTCGACTGA
- a CDS encoding GGDEF domain-containing protein has product MRRTDVAARLGGDEFGILMPDTVAEQARVSLERIAATLAAEVCDRWAVGVTIGAVTFTEPPEDVDFAVREADALMYRGKAQGRGSIVLATWPESGVDIKEPPGQPPEASTT; this is encoded by the coding sequence GTGCGCCGCACCGACGTGGCAGCACGCCTGGGCGGGGATGAGTTCGGAATTCTCATGCCGGACACAGTCGCAGAACAGGCACGCGTATCTCTGGAGCGCATCGCTGCAACTCTCGCCGCCGAGGTCTGCGACCGCTGGGCCGTGGGGGTCACCATCGGCGCGGTTACTTTCACCGAACCGCCAGAGGACGTGGATTTCGCCGTGCGCGAAGCCGACGCACTGATGTACCGTGGCAAGGCTCAAGGGCGCGGGAGCATAGTGCTGGCCACCTGGCCGGAATCAGGTGTCGATATCAAAGAACCGCCGGGACAACCACCTGAAGCGTCAACCACATAA
- a CDS encoding DEAD/DEAH box helicase family protein, whose protein sequence is MSPSEQEARQQIDALLTQAGWLVQDAGAVHIHAGQGVAIREFPLPGHGFADYLLYVDGKAAGVIEAKKTGTTLTGVETQADKYTKGLPSGLPCWHNPLPFSYQSTGVETRFTNGLDPDPRSRGVFAFHRPDTLADWLEGGRGALHAPTPSINVGAHQCAPTDTPIAADSVHPIWRPPTFLARLQQMPELVTAGLWPAQIKAITNLEESLRANRPRALIQMATGSGKTFTAISFIYRLIKFAGAKRVLFLVDRGNLGRQTLKEFQQYVSPYNNFKFSEEYIVQRLTSSTIDTTARVCICTIQRLYSILKGRDLPEDLEEENINGGNGLFREPDPIEYNPAVPIETFDLIITDECHRSIYNLWRQVLEYFDASLIGLTATPSKQTFGFFQQNLVMEYGHEQAVADGVNVNYDVYRIKTAITEQGGQVEAGYYVDKRDRETRAVRWEQLDDDFQYDPNQLDRDVVAIDQIRKVIQTYRDKLFTEVFPGRSEVPKTLIFAKDDSHAEDIVKIVREEFGKGNDFAQKITYRTTGAKPEDLIASFRNSYNPRIVVTVDMIATGTDIKAVEVVFFMRSVKSRAYFEQMKGRGVRIINDNDLQAVTPDAVTKDHFVIVDAVGVCEQDQTDSRPMERKKNISFEKLLQAVAFGNAEVDVISSVAARLARLEKKLTPAEQQQVQELNGGRALKFLTGDLVAALDPDRHLAAAQEIFGQQEPDEKQVRHAATQLISEAAKPLCDPNLRELLLAIKKKNEQIIDTVSPDSVIFAGFTEEKAQSVIASFEQFIADNKDEITALQVLYSKPYKQRLRFEDVRELAEKLVAQVEQLRIYQTHPQGWEKRVPDELWAAYQKLQASKVRGAAGNHILTDLVSLVRFAMQQDNELVPFPEKVQVNFRAWVENQQASGKSFTAEQRKWLEMIRDHIAANLQIETDDFDFAPFAQAGGIGKVWQLFGDDLSKILDELNEVLAA, encoded by the coding sequence GTGTCGCCATCCGAACAAGAAGCACGACAACAGATTGATGCCCTGCTGACCCAGGCCGGTTGGCTGGTGCAGGATGCCGGCGCCGTGCATATCCATGCGGGGCAAGGGGTTGCGATCCGTGAATTCCCGTTGCCCGGTCATGGCTTTGCCGATTATCTGTTGTATGTCGACGGCAAGGCGGCCGGGGTTATTGAAGCAAAAAAGACCGGAACAACCTTAACCGGCGTCGAAACCCAGGCCGACAAATACACCAAGGGGCTGCCTTCCGGCTTGCCCTGCTGGCACAATCCGCTGCCTTTTTCCTACCAGTCCACCGGCGTGGAAACTCGTTTCACCAACGGTCTTGATCCTGATCCCCGCTCACGCGGTGTGTTTGCCTTTCACCGGCCCGACACCCTTGCAGACTGGTTGGAAGGGGGTAGGGGCGCATTGCATGCGCCCACGCCGTCGATCAACGTGGGCGCACATCAGTGCGCCCCTACGGACACGCCTATCGCGGCGGATTCCGTCCACCCGATCTGGCGACCTCCGACCTTTCTCGCCCGCCTGCAACAGATGCCCGAACTTGTTACCGCGGGGCTGTGGCCGGCGCAGATCAAAGCAATTACCAACCTCGAAGAATCTTTGAGAGCCAACCGCCCACGGGCGCTCATCCAGATGGCCACCGGCAGCGGAAAAACCTTTACCGCCATCAGTTTCATTTACCGCCTGATCAAATTCGCCGGAGCCAAGCGAGTGTTGTTTCTGGTCGATCGCGGTAATCTCGGTCGTCAGACCCTCAAAGAGTTTCAGCAGTACGTCTCGCCTTACAACAACTTCAAGTTCAGCGAGGAATACATCGTCCAGCGTTTGACCTCCAGCACCATCGACACCACCGCCCGCGTCTGCATCTGCACCATTCAACGGCTCTACTCCATCCTCAAGGGGCGCGATTTGCCCGAGGATCTGGAAGAAGAAAATATCAACGGCGGCAACGGATTATTCCGTGAACCCGATCCCATCGAGTACAACCCGGCGGTTCCCATCGAAACCTTCGACCTCATCATCACCGATGAGTGCCATCGCTCTATCTACAACCTGTGGCGGCAGGTCCTGGAATATTTTGACGCCTCCCTCATCGGCCTCACCGCCACGCCGAGCAAGCAGACCTTTGGCTTCTTTCAGCAGAATCTGGTGATGGAATACGGCCATGAGCAGGCCGTGGCCGACGGGGTCAACGTCAATTACGATGTCTATCGGATCAAAACCGCCATCACCGAACAGGGTGGTCAGGTCGAAGCAGGCTACTATGTCGATAAGCGCGACCGGGAGACACGCGCCGTGCGCTGGGAACAACTCGACGACGATTTCCAGTACGATCCCAACCAGCTCGACCGGGACGTGGTCGCCATCGACCAGATCCGCAAGGTCATCCAGACCTACCGCGATAAGCTCTTTACCGAAGTCTTCCCCGGCCGCAGCGAGGTGCCCAAAACCCTGATCTTCGCCAAGGATGATTCCCACGCCGAAGACATCGTTAAAATTGTCCGCGAGGAATTCGGCAAGGGGAACGATTTTGCCCAGAAGATCACCTACCGCACCACCGGAGCCAAGCCGGAAGATCTGATTGCGTCCTTTCGCAACAGCTACAACCCCCGCATTGTCGTCACCGTCGACATGATCGCCACCGGCACCGACATCAAAGCGGTCGAAGTGGTGTTTTTCATGCGCAGCGTCAAATCCCGCGCCTATTTTGAACAGATGAAGGGACGTGGAGTGCGCATTATCAACGACAACGACCTGCAAGCTGTCACTCCCGATGCCGTCACCAAGGATCATTTCGTCATTGTCGATGCCGTGGGTGTCTGCGAACAGGATCAGACCGATTCGCGCCCCATGGAGCGCAAAAAGAACATCAGCTTTGAAAAGCTGCTCCAGGCGGTTGCCTTCGGCAATGCCGAAGTCGATGTGATATCATCCGTCGCCGCACGCCTGGCCCGGCTGGAAAAGAAACTCACTCCCGCAGAACAACAACAGGTTCAGGAGTTGAATGGCGGGAGAGCCTTAAAATTCCTGACCGGCGATCTGGTCGCCGCCCTTGATCCGGATCGACATCTTGCCGCCGCCCAGGAAATCTTCGGCCAACAGGAGCCGGATGAAAAGCAGGTCCGTCATGCAGCAACGCAACTCATCAGCGAAGCGGCCAAGCCTTTATGCGATCCGAACCTGCGGGAGCTGCTGCTGGCGATCAAGAAGAAAAACGAGCAAATCATTGACACTGTCAGCCCTGATTCGGTTATCTTTGCCGGTTTTACCGAGGAAAAAGCCCAAAGCGTGATAGCTTCCTTCGAGCAGTTCATCGCCGATAACAAAGACGAAATCACCGCCTTGCAGGTGCTTTACAGCAAACCCTACAAACAGCGGCTGCGCTTTGAAGATGTGCGTGAATTGGCGGAAAAGCTGGTCGCCCAGGTGGAGCAATTGCGGATTTACCAAACCCATCCGCAAGGCTGGGAAAAGCGCGTGCCGGATGAATTGTGGGCCGCTTATCAAAAGTTGCAGGCAAGCAAGGTGCGCGGAGCTGCCGGTAATCATATTTTGACCGATCTGGTGTCGCTGGTGCGTTTTGCCATGCAGCAGGATAATGAACTGGTGCCGTTCCCCGAGAAAGTACAGGTTAATTTTCGGGCCTGGGTTGAGAATCAGCAGGCGAGTGGCAAGAGTTTTACCGCTGAACAGCGCAAGTGGCTGGAGATGATCCGCGACCACATTGCCGCCAATTTGCAGATCGAAACGGATGATTTTGACTTTGCGCCCTTTGCGCAGGCGGGTGGGATAGGGAAGGTGTGGCAGTTGTTTGGGGATGATTTGAGTAAGATTCTTGATGAGTTGAATGAGGTGTTGGCGGCGTGA
- a CDS encoding restriction endonuclease subunit S: MSLKQKELPTTLARWKVPDSWEWVTISDVGQVITGNTPPTSDKDNYGNDVPYVKPPELVDRGIRVTPNGLSEKGAAIARVLPAGAVLVSCIGGLGKTGLAKVPLAFNQQINAIIFNECVMPEYGFYYTQTLKKWLQGVSSATTLSIVNKGKFQRAPFPFAPLEQQKGIVAEIEKQFSRLDEAVANLKRVKANLKRYKAAVLKAAVEGKLTEEWRRRGDACVARSMGNDQGEACLAPTQPIETGAELLQRILAERREKWQGRGKYKEPVAPDTSGLPELSEGWVWASVDQITTELMNGYGKRAQAAGFPRIVLRLADISEGKISFNNVRRINCEVDEILKYKLEKNDLLILRVNGSPDLVGRLVLAEQLSEDVLYCDHFIRVRCVFPIIAGWLRNYSDAERYRKFIEHKKVSSAGQNTIAQGALKTLPIPLPPLAEQHQIVAEVERRLSIVAEAEAQVDANLRRAERLRQSILNQAFSGQLITPDCCEVETA, encoded by the coding sequence GTGAGTCTTAAACAAAAAGAACTCCCAACAACTCTGGCACGTTGGAAAGTGCCTGATAGCTGGGAATGGGTCACAATATCTGATGTTGGACAAGTCATTACAGGCAATACACCACCGACATCCGACAAGGATAATTATGGGAATGACGTTCCTTATGTAAAGCCTCCAGAACTTGTGGATCGTGGAATTCGGGTAACTCCTAATGGTTTGTCTGAAAAGGGGGCTGCCATTGCGAGGGTTCTTCCCGCAGGCGCAGTACTTGTCTCTTGCATTGGTGGCCTTGGAAAAACAGGTCTTGCAAAAGTGCCACTTGCTTTCAATCAGCAAATTAACGCAATTATTTTCAATGAATGCGTCATGCCTGAATATGGATTTTACTATACTCAAACTTTAAAAAAATGGCTCCAAGGGGTTTCTTCTGCGACTACACTCTCTATAGTAAATAAGGGTAAATTTCAGAGGGCGCCATTTCCTTTTGCTCCTTTGGAGCAACAAAAAGGGATAGTCGCGGAAATCGAAAAGCAATTCTCCCGTCTCGACGAAGCCGTCGCCAATCTCAAGCGCGTCAAGGCCAACCTCAAACGCTATAAAGCCGCCGTCCTCAAAGCTGCTGTCGAAGGCAAATTGACCGAAGAATGGCGTCGTAGGGGCGACGCATGCGTCGCCCGGTCCATGGGCAATGATCAGGGCGAGGCATGCCTCGCCCCTACGCAACCCATCGAAACCGGTGCCGAACTGCTGCAACGCATCCTGGCCGAACGGCGTGAGAAGTGGCAGGGGCGGGGGAAATACAAAGAGCCGGTTGCGCCGGATACCAGTGGTTTGCCGGAGTTGTCGGAGGGATGGGTTTGGGCGAGTGTGGATCAAATCACCACCGAACTTATGAACGGGTACGGAAAGCGTGCACAGGCAGCAGGATTTCCTCGAATAGTTCTGCGGCTAGCAGACATTTCAGAGGGGAAAATCAGCTTTAATAATGTACGCCGCATTAATTGCGAGGTAGATGAAATTCTCAAGTACAAGTTGGAGAAGAACGACCTCCTGATTTTGCGGGTCAACGGCAGTCCGGATTTGGTTGGAAGATTAGTATTAGCTGAACAACTTTCAGAAGATGTCCTTTATTGTGATCATTTCATTCGAGTGAGATGCGTGTTTCCTATAATTGCGGGTTGGCTCAGAAATTATTCCGATGCTGAACGATATCGCAAGTTCATAGAACACAAAAAAGTTTCAAGCGCTGGCCAGAACACGATTGCGCAAGGTGCGCTGAAAACACTCCCAATTCCTCTCCCCCCCCTCGCCGAACAACACCAAATTGTCGCCGAAGTCGAACGCCGCCTCTCCATCGTTGCCGAGGCCGAAGCCCAGGTCGACGCCAACCTGCGCCGCGCCGAGCGCCTGCGTCAATCCATCCTCAATCAAGCCTTCTCCGGCCAACTCATAACACCGGATTGCTGCGAGGTGGAAACGGCATGA